From Streptomyces sp. Edi4, one genomic window encodes:
- a CDS encoding AAA family ATPase, whose amino-acid sequence MTEPTTLPAGTRPLTVRRGAVHDTVRTHLARGRGVLLTGPTGIGRTTVTHQLIADLRGQGHRILHCSPSPVEKNTPFLGLIDLLADLGDDALAALAAHERAALEGALLRSAPRAGTGRGAEAGPEGGREALVLRIAVRKVVALLCGAGPCLLVVDDTQWLDRATADVLNYIARRVGPGFSVLATLRSETEPGPSPAGPDGAVSALDLCPRPVRQIPVPPMTVHEIAELLERHDQPPWPRRLVARLHEASGGNPRAALELSAALDERVRTQGLDGTELPDCLEALPVPDCLRRPLVDRIDALPAHARDTLVLAGAAVRPTVELLRRAGRRHAGADLDVCVRHGLVRAPVPSDHEAITFLDPLTPVVLRAETPYEQVMAAHRALADASDDAVERAHHIARLTAAPDPAVAAGLSAAASAARRRGAPRTAARLGRMAAAYTPAGQEYADVDRRLTAAEDAIEAGDLGFARQLAHEALGGAERPADRVRAWNVVIDSCGQAMAEIADVFPEAVRDAAGDPALLAQLHYRMSWRAWMVGGSAARAHGHAVRAAGLAARTGDRYTELMALTQQAALELFLGLPGAEATLAAALAAPHHVPAMTHHNGPLYLKYRFHLVRDELDAARTELRALVYRLRQRGSADSLSQCLIGLAQVEIQRGRCGPALTIARQSLRITEEAGLSQGPAWYAVALAETAGGSLSRALTAAEAARRHSEDDNDRLFLPRALHAEGRIRLFRGQSERAVELLACTGELETAQGQRDPATRRWHADLAEALAATGRPDEADAVLATGRRQAERLARTGVLATLDRAAAVVAAQRGELTDAAALLESAAGRLRISGYPLEEARARVALGRVRRRLGDEGSAHAAFAAALRVFTKADARPLAVLARAERDRAQDDAVRLPEGGLWSEQLTSTEQSVVARVAQGASNREIAAGLVVSVKTVEAALTRAYRKLGAKSRVDITRMVMSRPTA is encoded by the coding sequence ATGACCGAGCCGACCACCTTGCCGGCAGGCACCCGGCCGCTCACCGTCCGGCGCGGCGCGGTCCACGACACCGTACGGACCCACCTGGCGCGCGGCCGCGGCGTCCTGCTCACCGGCCCCACGGGCATCGGCAGGACCACGGTGACACACCAGCTGATCGCGGACCTGCGTGGCCAGGGGCACCGGATCCTGCACTGCTCCCCCTCCCCCGTCGAGAAGAACACCCCCTTCCTCGGGCTCATCGACCTGTTGGCCGACCTCGGCGACGACGCTCTCGCCGCGCTGGCCGCCCACGAAAGAGCCGCCCTGGAAGGGGCCCTGCTCCGCAGCGCGCCGCGCGCGGGGACCGGCCGGGGCGCCGAGGCCGGGCCCGAAGGCGGTCGCGAAGCACTGGTCCTGCGGATCGCGGTCCGCAAGGTCGTCGCCCTGCTGTGCGGCGCGGGCCCTTGCCTGCTCGTCGTGGATGACACCCAGTGGCTCGACCGGGCGACGGCGGATGTCCTCAACTACATTGCCCGGCGCGTCGGTCCGGGCTTTTCGGTGCTTGCCACTCTGCGGTCCGAAACGGAGCCCGGGCCCTCCCCCGCCGGCCCGGACGGCGCGGTGAGCGCACTCGACCTGTGTCCACGGCCGGTCCGCCAAATCCCCGTCCCGCCCATGACCGTCCATGAGATCGCCGAACTCCTCGAGCGGCACGACCAGCCCCCCTGGCCGCGCCGGCTCGTCGCGCGTCTGCACGAGGCGAGCGGCGGCAATCCCCGCGCGGCCCTCGAACTCAGCGCCGCCCTCGACGAACGCGTCCGGACCCAGGGACTCGACGGCACGGAACTGCCCGACTGCCTCGAAGCGCTCCCGGTGCCGGACTGCCTTCGCCGGCCGCTCGTCGACCGGATCGACGCCCTGCCGGCCCACGCCCGCGACACCCTGGTCCTCGCGGGCGCCGCCGTACGCCCCACGGTGGAGCTGCTGCGGCGCGCGGGCCGCCGGCACGCCGGGGCCGACCTCGACGTCTGCGTACGTCACGGACTCGTCCGCGCCCCTGTGCCGTCGGACCACGAGGCCATCACGTTCCTGGATCCGCTGACGCCGGTGGTGCTCAGGGCCGAGACCCCCTACGAACAGGTGATGGCGGCGCACCGCGCGCTGGCCGACGCTTCCGACGACGCCGTCGAGCGGGCCCATCACATCGCGCGCCTCACCGCCGCCCCCGATCCGGCCGTCGCGGCCGGCCTGTCCGCCGCCGCGTCGGCCGCGCGGCGCAGGGGCGCTCCCCGGACGGCGGCGCGACTTGGCCGCATGGCCGCCGCGTACACACCGGCCGGGCAGGAGTACGCCGACGTCGACCGCAGGCTCACCGCAGCAGAGGACGCCATCGAAGCCGGAGACCTCGGCTTCGCCCGGCAGCTCGCGCATGAGGCCCTGGGCGGCGCCGAACGGCCGGCCGACCGGGTACGGGCCTGGAACGTGGTCATCGACTCCTGCGGCCAGGCGATGGCCGAGATCGCGGACGTCTTCCCCGAAGCGGTGCGCGACGCGGCGGGCGATCCCGCCCTCCTGGCCCAGCTGCACTACCGGATGAGCTGGCGGGCGTGGATGGTGGGCGGCTCCGCGGCGCGCGCCCACGGCCACGCCGTCCGCGCCGCGGGGCTCGCCGCGCGGACCGGTGACCGGTACACCGAGCTGATGGCGCTCACCCAGCAGGCGGCCCTGGAACTCTTCCTCGGGCTCCCCGGGGCGGAGGCCACCCTGGCCGCCGCGCTGGCCGCGCCGCACCACGTACCGGCCATGACGCACCACAACGGGCCGCTGTATCTCAAGTACCGCTTCCACCTGGTACGCGACGAACTCGACGCGGCGCGAACCGAGTTGCGCGCCCTGGTGTACCGGCTGCGTCAGCGGGGGTCGGCGGACAGCCTGAGCCAGTGCCTGATCGGGCTCGCGCAGGTCGAGATCCAACGTGGCCGCTGCGGGCCCGCGCTGACCATCGCCCGGCAGAGCCTGCGCATCACCGAGGAGGCGGGCCTCAGCCAGGGGCCCGCGTGGTACGCGGTGGCGCTGGCCGAAACGGCCGGCGGGAGCCTGAGCCGGGCGCTCACCGCGGCGGAGGCCGCCCGGCGGCACAGCGAGGACGACAACGACCGGCTCTTTCTGCCCCGGGCGCTGCACGCCGAGGGAAGGATCAGACTGTTCCGGGGCCAGAGCGAGCGCGCGGTGGAACTCCTCGCCTGCACCGGCGAGTTGGAGACCGCACAGGGGCAGCGGGACCCCGCGACCCGGCGGTGGCACGCCGACCTCGCTGAGGCCCTGGCCGCCACCGGCCGCCCCGACGAGGCGGACGCCGTCCTGGCCACGGGCCGCCGCCAGGCCGAACGGCTCGCCAGAACGGGTGTCCTGGCCACGCTCGACCGGGCGGCGGCGGTGGTCGCGGCGCAACGTGGTGAACTCACCGACGCCGCAGCGCTGTTGGAGAGCGCGGCGGGACGCCTGCGGATCTCTGGATACCCCCTGGAGGAGGCCCGCGCCCGGGTGGCGCTCGGCCGGGTCCGGCGCAGGCTCGGGGACGAGGGCTCGGCGCACGCCGCGTTCGCGGCCGCGCTCCGCGTCTTCACCAAGGCCGACGCCCGCCCCCTGGCCGTCCTGGCACGCGCCGAACGCGACCGCGCGCAGGACGACGCGGTCCGCCTGCCCGAGGGCGGCCTCTGGTCGGAACAGCTCACATCGACGGAGCAGAGCGTCGTCGCCCGCGTCGCGCAAGGCGCAAGCAACCGCGAGATCGCGGCCGGTCTGGTGGTCAGCGTCAAAACCGTGGAAGCCGCCCTGACCCGCGCCTACCGCAAGCTGGGCGCCAAGTCGCGCGTGGACATCACGCGCATGGTGATGTCGCGGCCCACGGCCTAG
- a CDS encoding M4 family metallopeptidase — protein sequence MQIPRAARLLTVTLACVTASAIALPAATAAPAARPHPVPAGAFAPAPYTADPTPGVRAGVVDAAQKALAAHAGAAHKADGDAFSVRNLVVDKDGAASVRFDRTYKGLPAYGGDVVVRLKKDGAFQSLATGSETSGAVSTEPRLAAADAVKVARAAFKGRIGSVSASHLAVQMAGTDAVLVWETVVSGVREDQTPSRLHVLVDARTGKVVRTSDEVSTFAAEGAANAATSRVGAAAPAAAPTVAGTGQSIYSGRVALDVTQSGSGYSMQDPSHGNGYTTNLNHATSGTGSVFTSSTGTFGNGSTSDPASAGVDAHYGAAETFDYYKNVQGRNGIFGDGRGVPSRTHYGNAYVNAFWDGTQMTYGDGQSNARPLVELDVAGHEMSHGVSGALTGWDETGETGGMNEGTSDIFGTMVEFYANNPVDKPDYTMGELININGDNRPLRYMYNPSLDGSSPNCWDSGNGSLDPHYSMGPLNHWFFLAAVGSGDHGYGNSPTCDSSTVTGIGNDKAAKIWYKALASYANSSENYHQARIDSLKAAADLYGTHCAEYNTIDAAWAAVSVTGADPVPGSCNSQPGSPSVTNPGSQSGTVGAATSLQIKASDPGGETLTYSASGLPAGLSVNSSTGLISGTPTTAGTSSVTVTAKNTDNATGSASFTWTISGGGTPPQGCDNLPAWSASTSYAPGDQVAYNGHKWSSQWYSTGAQPGAPGSWAVWKDAGAC from the coding sequence ATGCAAATACCAAGAGCCGCGAGACTCTTGACGGTCACGCTGGCCTGTGTCACCGCGTCCGCCATCGCGCTGCCCGCCGCCACGGCGGCCCCGGCCGCCCGGCCGCACCCCGTGCCCGCCGGTGCTTTCGCCCCGGCCCCCTACACGGCGGACCCGACGCCCGGCGTGCGTGCCGGCGTCGTGGACGCCGCGCAGAAGGCGCTGGCAGCGCACGCCGGCGCCGCCCACAAGGCCGACGGGGACGCCTTCTCGGTCCGCAATCTGGTCGTCGACAAGGACGGCGCCGCCTCCGTCCGCTTCGACCGCACGTACAAGGGTCTGCCCGCCTACGGCGGCGACGTGGTTGTGCGCCTGAAGAAGGACGGCGCGTTCCAGTCACTGGCCACCGGGTCCGAAACCTCCGGTGCGGTCTCCACCGAGCCCCGCCTGGCCGCCGCCGACGCCGTGAAGGTGGCACGGGCCGCGTTCAAGGGGCGGATCGGCTCCGTCTCCGCCTCGCACCTCGCGGTGCAGATGGCGGGCACCGACGCCGTGCTGGTCTGGGAGACCGTCGTCAGCGGCGTGCGCGAGGACCAGACACCGAGCCGCCTGCACGTTCTGGTGGACGCCCGTACCGGCAAGGTCGTACGGACCAGTGACGAGGTGAGCACGTTCGCCGCCGAGGGGGCCGCGAACGCCGCCACTTCGAGGGTCGGTGCGGCGGCTCCCGCCGCCGCACCGACGGTCGCCGGGACCGGCCAGTCGATCTACAGCGGCCGCGTGGCGCTGGACGTCACGCAGAGCGGCAGTGGCTACTCGATGCAGGACCCCTCGCACGGCAATGGCTACACGACCAATCTCAACCACGCCACCAGCGGCACGGGTTCCGTCTTCACCAGCTCCACCGGCACCTTCGGCAACGGCTCCACCAGCGACCCCGCCTCCGCGGGCGTCGACGCGCACTACGGCGCGGCGGAGACGTTCGACTACTACAAGAACGTCCAGGGCCGCAATGGCATCTTCGGCGACGGGCGGGGCGTGCCGTCGCGTACGCACTACGGCAACGCGTATGTGAACGCGTTCTGGGACGGCACTCAGATGACGTACGGCGACGGGCAGTCCAATGCGCGTCCGCTGGTCGAACTGGACGTCGCGGGCCATGAGATGAGCCACGGCGTGAGCGGCGCCCTCACCGGCTGGGACGAGACCGGTGAGACCGGCGGCATGAACGAGGGCACCAGCGACATCTTCGGCACCATGGTCGAGTTCTACGCCAACAACCCGGTGGACAAGCCCGACTACACCATGGGCGAGCTCATCAACATCAACGGCGACAACCGGCCGCTGCGCTACATGTACAACCCCTCCCTGGACGGCTCCTCGCCCAACTGCTGGGACAGCGGCAACGGCAGCCTCGACCCGCACTACTCGATGGGCCCCCTCAACCACTGGTTCTTCCTCGCGGCCGTGGGCAGCGGCGATCACGGGTACGGCAACAGCCCCACCTGCGACAGCTCCACGGTCACCGGGATCGGCAACGACAAGGCCGCCAAGATCTGGTACAAGGCGCTGGCGTCCTACGCCAACAGCAGTGAGAACTACCACCAGGCGCGCATCGACTCCCTCAAGGCCGCGGCCGACCTCTACGGCACGCACTGCGCCGAGTACAACACCATCGACGCCGCGTGGGCCGCGGTCAGCGTGACCGGCGCCGACCCCGTACCCGGCAGCTGCAACAGCCAGCCGGGCTCGCCCTCGGTGACCAATCCGGGCAGCCAGAGCGGCACGGTGGGCGCCGCCACCTCCTTGCAGATCAAGGCGAGCGACCCCGGTGGTGAGACCCTGACCTACAGCGCGAGCGGTCTGCCCGCCGGCCTTTCGGTCAACTCCTCGACCGGCCTCATCAGCGGAACTCCGACCACCGCCGGCACCTCGTCGGTGACCGTCACGGCGAAGAACACCGACAACGCCACCGGGTCGGCGTCCTTCACCTGGACCATCAGCGGCGGCGGCACCCCGCCGCAGGGCTGCGACAACCTGCCGGCCTGGAGCGCGAGCACCAGCTACGCACCGGGCGACCAGGTCGCTTACAACGGTCACAAGTGGTCCTCGCAGTGGTACTCGACCGGCGCCCAACCGGGCGCGCCGGGCTCCTGGGCCGTCTGGAAGGACGCGGGCGCCTGCTGA
- a CDS encoding patatin-like phospholipase family protein, with product MSPADSHAPATDRAAAPRTAFVLGGGGKLGGYQVGMLRALLERGIVPDLVFGTSVGSLQGALLASNPTLSVCDQLTELWRELLGKRVMSVTPGGLLVNAFRRHPALAPMDALREVVRAHLGDGTRIEDLALPYQCVAASIERAAARYFDSGPLLPAVLASCAVPGLWPPVRIGDEHYVDGGIVETAPVGRAVAYGATTVYVLRMRQRERPLRPARWPWQIGPTAFEISRRHRLAQILSAHPPGVRMHILPSGEAGPGGADAPFRAGPREELAVNERRAAAGHRATCEYLDALDQGRSPHFASSANPVARSYLTTAAAPLPSSGTLPRDGAVPTFLAIKYGALFGLFDKDGDGLIDEGDWLDAAGDIADAFGNTPESPRAATLTKAFQESWTRLYETAGARTPAPLDRDTFERALARLVGTPEAYLAHFLPMVVALLTTADSNGTNMLEIEETERLLHTFGVTPSDALTVARRLDTNGDGAISLDELNEAFQDYFTSEERGCAGNMLFGALPG from the coding sequence ATGTCCCCAGCGGACAGTCACGCGCCTGCCACGGACCGGGCGGCCGCGCCCCGCACCGCGTTCGTCCTCGGCGGGGGCGGCAAACTGGGCGGCTACCAGGTCGGCATGCTGCGTGCGCTCCTCGAACGCGGCATCGTGCCGGACCTCGTCTTCGGTACCTCCGTCGGATCCCTCCAGGGCGCGCTGCTCGCGAGCAACCCCACCCTCTCGGTCTGCGACCAACTCACCGAACTGTGGCGGGAGTTGCTGGGAAAGCGCGTCATGTCGGTGACACCCGGAGGCCTGCTCGTCAACGCCTTCCGGCGCCACCCCGCCCTCGCGCCCATGGACGCCCTGCGCGAGGTGGTCCGGGCACACCTCGGTGACGGGACACGCATCGAGGACCTTGCGCTGCCCTACCAGTGCGTGGCCGCCTCCATCGAACGCGCCGCCGCCCGCTACTTCGACTCCGGCCCGCTCCTGCCCGCCGTCCTCGCCTCCTGCGCCGTGCCAGGGCTTTGGCCACCCGTACGCATCGGCGACGAGCACTACGTGGACGGCGGCATCGTCGAGACCGCCCCGGTCGGCAGGGCCGTCGCCTACGGCGCGACCACGGTTTACGTGCTCCGGATGCGTCAGCGCGAACGCCCGCTGCGGCCCGCGCGATGGCCCTGGCAGATCGGCCCCACGGCGTTCGAGATCTCACGCCGGCACCGGCTCGCGCAGATCCTCAGCGCCCACCCGCCCGGCGTACGGATGCACATCCTGCCCAGCGGGGAAGCCGGCCCGGGAGGCGCGGACGCCCCCTTCCGCGCCGGCCCGCGTGAGGAACTGGCCGTCAACGAACGCCGGGCGGCGGCGGGTCACCGGGCGACCTGTGAGTACCTGGACGCCCTCGACCAGGGCCGCTCCCCGCACTTCGCGTCCTCGGCCAACCCCGTCGCCCGCTCCTACCTCACGACGGCCGCCGCGCCGCTGCCCTCGTCGGGCACGCTCCCGCGCGACGGGGCGGTCCCCACGTTCCTCGCCATCAAATACGGCGCCCTGTTCGGCCTCTTCGACAAGGACGGTGACGGTCTGATCGACGAGGGTGACTGGCTCGACGCGGCCGGCGACATCGCCGACGCGTTCGGGAACACCCCCGAATCCCCCCGCGCCGCCACCCTCACCAAAGCCTTTCAGGAATCCTGGACGCGCCTGTACGAAACGGCGGGCGCGCGGACTCCGGCGCCGTTGGACCGCGACACGTTCGAGCGGGCCCTTGCCCGATTGGTGGGTACGCCCGAGGCGTACCTCGCCCACTTCCTGCCCATGGTGGTGGCGCTGCTCACGACCGCTGACTCCAACGGCACCAACATGCTGGAGATCGAGGAGACCGAGCGCCTGCTCCACACGTTCGGCGTCACCCCCTCCGACGCTCTCACCGTGGCCCGGCGCCTGGACACCAACGGTGACGGCGCCATCAGCCTCGACGAACTCAACGAGGCCTTCCAGGACTACTTCACCAGCGAGGAGCGGGGCTGCGCCGGAAACATGCTCTTCGGCGCGCTTCCCGGCTGA
- a CDS encoding PRC and DUF2382 domain-containing protein has translation MSTGDMFNRPEGLKGLVAYDPEGEKIGGVEQVYLDDASGRPEWVTVKTGLFGTKESFVPLAGARRDGEALHVAYAKSMVKDAPRLDAEEHLDADAERELYRHYGVDGAGTRTPGPGGAAGSVDVPGSATGTNVHDRYATDQEGLVRSEERLRVGTENTEVGRARLRKVVVTEDVTTTVPVSHEEVRVVREPLGEGDRARADIGEAETEVTLHAERPVTRKETVPVERVRLETEKVTEQREVSDTVRKEEIQYDDATAKDERRRGEGNRGDRGRR, from the coding sequence ATGAGCACTGGTGACATGTTCAACCGCCCCGAGGGGCTCAAGGGCCTGGTGGCCTACGACCCGGAGGGAGAGAAGATCGGCGGTGTCGAACAGGTCTACCTCGACGACGCGTCGGGCCGCCCCGAATGGGTGACGGTCAAGACGGGTCTTTTCGGCACCAAGGAATCCTTCGTGCCGCTGGCGGGAGCCCGCCGCGACGGCGAGGCCCTGCACGTGGCGTACGCCAAGAGCATGGTGAAGGACGCCCCGCGCCTGGACGCCGAGGAGCACCTGGACGCCGACGCGGAACGTGAGCTGTACCGGCACTACGGCGTCGACGGCGCCGGCACGCGCACCCCCGGCCCCGGCGGAGCCGCCGGAAGCGTCGACGTGCCCGGCAGCGCCACCGGCACCAACGTCCACGACCGGTACGCCACGGACCAGGAGGGCCTGGTGCGCTCCGAGGAGCGGCTGCGGGTCGGCACCGAGAACACGGAGGTGGGCCGGGCACGGCTGCGCAAGGTCGTCGTGACGGAAGACGTCACCACGACCGTTCCGGTCAGCCATGAGGAGGTACGCGTCGTCCGTGAGCCCCTGGGTGAGGGCGACCGGGCCCGGGCCGACATCGGCGAGGCCGAGACCGAGGTGACGCTCCACGCCGAGCGACCCGTGACGCGCAAGGAGACCGTCCCGGTGGAGCGGGTGCGCCTGGAGACGGAGAAGGTCACCGAGCAGCGCGAGGTGAGCGACACCGTCCGCAAGGAAGAGATCCAGTACGACGACGCGACCGCCAAGGACGAGCGCCGGCGCGGCGAGGGCAACCGTGGCGACAGAGGTCGCCGCTGA
- a CDS encoding phenylacetate--CoA ligase family protein, with translation MFGTALSQLRYGMAILRNRRIRPQDLERIARDLVATLAEFGEPGDDSALLPGQAGQAARIDPEVRRTVTRRSLCATARSAARHTAYYRQVFAELGLEPAELDVDSWARVPVTPKKALRSMPTAFVSAAAVPALMALTTGTSGVPTAVWYSRAELDTTIALSTISAALGLGLRPRHTLAYAGCSRATLPLLNAAESATRVGASFVQFGTVDPAVALDRLAAPLALPGKSPQITHLTVAASYLAALVELAERDGWRAADFGLESIGVGGEVLSAPLAARAEAAFGAPVSTSYLMTETLPSGATPCAAGHLHHTSEFGHLEVLDPLTWEPAPPGATGMIVHTPYVPYRECTLLLRYATGDLVRRPATEPTCELAHMPATSGVLGRWTGPLSAELPTRALLDLIEAEPEVPLPARYTLTREPGSGARLHLLVRALPATGLLGRLEDRATAAALPLDGIVLYDDRAELPVTAPVRADLREHTFETAGAAGTRTGSGV, from the coding sequence TTGTTCGGCACCGCCCTGAGCCAGCTCCGCTACGGCATGGCGATCCTGCGCAACCGGCGCATACGCCCGCAGGACCTGGAGCGGATCGCCCGCGACCTGGTGGCCACCCTCGCCGAGTTCGGCGAACCCGGCGACGATTCGGCCCTGCTGCCAGGCCAGGCCGGGCAGGCCGCCCGGATCGACCCCGAGGTGCGCCGCACCGTGACCCGGCGCAGCCTGTGCGCCACCGCCCGCTCCGCCGCCCGCCACACCGCGTACTACCGCCAGGTCTTCGCTGAACTGGGCCTGGAACCGGCTGAGTTGGACGTGGACAGTTGGGCCCGCGTGCCGGTCACGCCGAAGAAGGCGCTGCGCTCCATGCCCACCGCCTTCGTCTCGGCCGCCGCCGTACCCGCCCTGATGGCGCTGACGACCGGCACCAGCGGCGTGCCCACCGCCGTCTGGTACTCGCGGGCCGAACTCGACACCACCATCGCGCTCAGCACCATCTCCGCGGCCCTGGGCCTCGGCCTGCGCCCCCGGCACACCCTCGCCTACGCGGGCTGCTCGCGGGCCACGCTGCCGCTGCTCAACGCGGCCGAGTCGGCGACCCGGGTCGGCGCGTCCTTCGTCCAGTTCGGCACGGTGGACCCGGCCGTCGCCCTCGACCGCCTCGCCGCGCCACTCGCACTGCCCGGCAAGTCCCCGCAGATCACCCACCTCACGGTCGCCGCCTCCTACCTCGCGGCCCTGGTGGAACTCGCCGAACGCGACGGATGGCGGGCGGCCGACTTCGGCCTCGAAAGCATCGGAGTAGGCGGCGAAGTGCTGTCCGCGCCCCTGGCCGCCCGGGCGGAGGCCGCCTTCGGCGCGCCCGTGTCGACCTCGTACCTGATGACCGAGACCCTGCCCTCGGGCGCCACCCCTTGCGCGGCCGGACATCTGCACCACACCAGCGAGTTCGGCCATCTCGAGGTGCTGGATCCGCTCACGTGGGAGCCCGCGCCGCCCGGCGCGACCGGCATGATCGTGCACACCCCGTACGTGCCCTACCGCGAGTGCACCCTGCTGCTGCGCTACGCCACCGGCGACCTCGTCCGCAGGCCCGCCACGGAGCCCACCTGCGAACTGGCCCACATGCCTGCCACCTCGGGGGTGCTCGGCCGCTGGACGGGCCCGCTCAGCGCCGAACTGCCCACCCGGGCCCTGCTCGACCTGATCGAGGCCGAACCGGAGGTCCCGCTGCCCGCCCGGTACACGCTCACCCGGGAACCCGGCTCCGGCGCCCGCCTGCACCTCCTGGTGCGGGCGCTGCCCGCCACCGGTCTGCTCGGCCGCCTTGAGGACCGGGCGACGGCCGCCGCGCTGCCGCTGGACGGGATCGTCCTGTACGACGACCGCGCCGAACTTCCGGTCACCGCGCCGGTCCGCGCGGACCTGCGGGAACACACCTTCGAAACGGCCGGCGCGGCCGGGACCCGTACCGGGAGCGGCGTATGA